In Pseudomonas sp. FP1742, the DNA window TGTTCATGGCAGAATCGACAAACGCGGGGTTTGAAGGCGTGGTCATTTCCGTAATTCCGTTTACGTGTTGAATGTTTATTAAATCGCTACAGCGCCAGCGGCCAGGAGACTTGCCGTGGTTTTACCGTTGAGGTTGAGGGGTAAGGCCTCATGAAAGCTGACCATGGCGGGCACCATGTACCAATCCAATTGGGTGGCGCAGTACCGAATCAGATCGTCGGCCGACAACTCATGGCCTTTTTTCAATACCACGCAGGCTTTCGGAACATGACCGGCCACGTCGTCAGGGACGGGAATCACCACTGCTTCGCTCACGGCCTCATGAGCGACGATCACATGCTCGATTTCCCGGGGATTCACCTGGAAAGTCCGCCGCGTAAACACATGGTCTTTTCTACCGACAAAATAGAGATACTGCTCACTGTCCCGTTTAAAAAAGTCACCGGTGAAGTAAACCCGCGTTTCACCGAACAGATTGTTTTTAATAACCTGTCGGGTCAGTTCTGGCTTGTTCCAGTAGCCGAGCATCACCAGATCACCCGCAACGACAAGCTCTCCCACGCAATCAGGCTGGGTGATCAGTTGCCCCGCATCGTCAACCAGAAATACCTTCACCCCAGGAATCGGCTTGCCGACCGAGCCGGGGCGTCGATCAAGTTGCTCCGGTGATAAGTACGCCACTCGCTTGCACTCCGTCAGGCCATACATGGAGTAAATGGCAACACCCGGAAGGAGCGATCGTAATTGCTCTATATGCTTGGGAGGCAGCGCTTGCCCGCTGCTGGCAATGTACTTCAGGGACTTGATTTTTTCGGATTGAAACGAATTGGGGTTGGCCTGCAAAAGGTAGTGAACGGCAGGCGGTAGAAGATGCATCCCGGTTACGCCACGGCGCTGAATCAAATCAAGCAACTGCTCCGGCTGCTCAGGCAGCGCATGCTCGGAAACCGAATGGCCGCCACCGAGCAACGGCATCATTATGTTGTAAAAGCCGTAATCAAAATGCAGAGGCGAGAAGTTCAAGATGACCGCATCCTCGAAGTGCCCCAGATAACTGGAAACCGCCGTGTAAGCCGCCATCATATTGCTGTTGCTTACCGCCACGCCTTTCGAGTCTTTCGTCGAACCACTGGTATGAAAGATGACGCGGACTTCACCGCCCTCAAGCCCCCCGCCGCACTCCGGGAACGCTTCATTCAACCCGGAAAATCGACTGGTTTGCCAATCGCCCATGTGCAGGACGAACTGTAAATGCACCCTCCCGGTTAACTCATCGAGGCTTGCACCTGCCGGTACGATCAAGGTCTTTGCCTTAATATCGTTAAGCTGATGAATCAGTTTTTCGCTGGCAATGCCGTAATGCATCAGCACCAGAACGAATCCGGCTTTCATGACGCCCAACGCGCAGGCAACGGTTTCGATGGAAGTGGGTGCATGAAGCGCGACCCGATCACCCGTCGTCATCCCCGTGCCCACTAACCGCCGGGCAACCACGCAGGCGAGTGCGTCTAACGCTCCGCAGGTGATCTCTCGACCATTGATGGTCAGTGCAATGTTGTCCGGCGTTCGCTCGGCATGGTCTTTTACATAGTCATGGAACTGTTTCATCTGGCCACCTCGCTGCCATCGGCCAAGGATGATGACGACAACGAAGTGACTTCTCCCCTATTCGCCTGTAGGGCTTCGTTATCCTTGGGGACGAGCAGCACAATTGCCCCCACGATCACTTCGAAAATCCCGGCAGCGACAATAATCAGGCCAGTTTCAAAGTGGGCATACAGCGCAGCGCCGCAGGCACCGGCTATCAGAATCGACGCCCCCAGCGCGGCAAAGCGCAGCCTTGCCAGCCCCGCGATCTCGCTTTGCTTGAACTTGGTTTGAATGAGCAAAATGAATGAGATGTCGATCAGTGGCCCACCGAGCGCCGCAATACCTGCGCCGATCATCATCCCCGCCAGAACATGCTCCGGCGGCAGATACATCACGGCTGTACCGATGGTCGCGATGCCCAGGCCGTTGACCACGGAGCCGAAGGTAAACCCGTGATACAAACGGCGGATTTGCAGATTGCCCACGACAAAAATAGAGATCAGGTTCCCTGCCCCATAGGCGCCCATGATCAGGCCGTAGGCAGCAAAACCCTGTACGCCGAAACCCTGGATGTCGTACTTGACGACGGCCAGCGCCATACCGATCGAAATACCCACGCTCCAGGCAATATTGCCCAGTCCCGCACACACATACACCGCCTGCATTTGCCTGCGCCCCACAAGGCTTCGCCAGCCGGCAGTAAAACCGGCACGTCGACTGGTCGCCTTAAGAGGTTGACGCGGCAACGCTTTACCCAACTTCATGACCGCATACGCGGAGATCAGGAATGTGATGCTATTCAGGGTAAAAAGATGCTCGATCGGAATCAGCAACGTAATCGCCGCTGCCAGCATCGGCCCGATCACCCTGGCAACCCGGATGATGGCATCAAACAGCGCGTTGACCGATTGCAACTGGTCCGGCGCCGCGACAATGCGCGGCAGACTAGCGCGTAGCGCCGGCTCGAAGAGCGAGTTGACGATCATCATGAGCATGAGCGGCACCGCCAGCATCCAGAGATTCATGATGCCAAGCCCCCAGGCGATCACAGGAATCAAGGCAAGCCCGGCCCGCGTCAGATCGGCGCCGATCATCGTGCGACGGTGGTCCCAACGCTCCGCCCAAATTCCACCCAGTAATGCGCCTGCCAACGCAGCAGCACCGCGTAAAGCACTGAGCCAGCTCGCATCGGTACCGGCGATCTGCACTGCCATCCAGGCGATGGCAATCGCGAAGAGTTCGTCACCAATGGAAGATAGCGCCAACCCTCCCCACAGCAACGCAATGGGCCGCTGAAGTAACGGCCTGAACAATTTCATATCATCAACTCCACACCATCACTCACCGGGTTTGAAACAAACCCGTTTCGTCTTGTTACTCGTTGGTTCGGAACGACTGCCCCCGTCGAACAGGCAGTCCGGTGCGGAACTCAATACGAAGAGGCACTCTGTTTGTTTATAGAGTGGCGCTCGGTGCCTACGAGGGGAGGATTGAAAACGCTGACCAGAATAAGGTCCGTGAACTTGCCGCCACGCAGGTAGTGACGATCATGTTTGTCCAGTACGTACATATCTCCCGGACGGATTACATGGATGGTGCCCTCCATGTCTTCGATTTCACCCTCTCCGCCGATGCAATAGCAGGCCTCGAGATGATTGCGATAATGAAGTAGCGATTCCGTACCGGCTCGAACCACGGTGTGGCAGATAGTGAAACCAACTCCATCCTGCTCCGTCAGCAGACGGTGACTGGTGCCTGAGCCCCACTCGACGAAAAAATCGGTTTTTTCAACATCGCGGATGCTACGAACAAACATATTCAGTTCCTTGTGAATATTTGGACTTGCCGCCTCAAAAGTGCGAGGCCAACAGAGCGTTGCGCCGGTAAACGTCAAACGGGTAATGCAGAGACAGACTTGCACACGACACACGTTCAGCAGATCGCCTGAGATGCATTCCATTTTCGAGATAGCGCTATCTTTCGCAAAGTCGAATGAAACCCGACACCTCAGCCAAGGTAAAACACAGTCAGATAACAGGGATGCGCTTCTACAAAGGATGTAGGAAGCTTTGTTGCAGGACGTGCATGTAGCACATATGCCATTACGGCAGACCCGTCATTCCCTGACCCGGTTGTTGCTCCTGAAGAAACTGGATCCTACGTGCGGTAATTTATGAGTGTCAACGCGTTTTTTCAGGCTCGGCTCAATGCAGACAATGGCAAATTCGGACCAATACCGAATTCGGACCGATCAATA includes these proteins:
- a CDS encoding class I adenylate-forming enzyme family protein, translated to MKQFHDYVKDHAERTPDNIALTINGREITCGALDALACVVARRLVGTGMTTGDRVALHAPTSIETVACALGVMKAGFVLVLMHYGIASEKLIHQLNDIKAKTLIVPAGASLDELTGRVHLQFVLHMGDWQTSRFSGLNEAFPECGGGLEGGEVRVIFHTSGSTKDSKGVAVSNSNMMAAYTAVSSYLGHFEDAVILNFSPLHFDYGFYNIMMPLLGGGHSVSEHALPEQPEQLLDLIQRRGVTGMHLLPPAVHYLLQANPNSFQSEKIKSLKYIASSGQALPPKHIEQLRSLLPGVAIYSMYGLTECKRVAYLSPEQLDRRPGSVGKPIPGVKVFLVDDAGQLITQPDCVGELVVAGDLVMLGYWNKPELTRQVIKNNLFGETRVYFTGDFFKRDSEQYLYFVGRKDHVFTRRTFQVNPREIEHVIVAHEAVSEAVVIPVPDDVAGHVPKACVVLKKGHELSADDLIRYCATQLDWYMVPAMVSFHEALPLNLNGKTTASLLAAGAVAI
- a CDS encoding MFS transporter, which produces MKLFRPLLQRPIALLWGGLALSSIGDELFAIAIAWMAVQIAGTDASWLSALRGAAALAGALLGGIWAERWDHRRTMIGADLTRAGLALIPVIAWGLGIMNLWMLAVPLMLMMIVNSLFEPALRASLPRIVAAPDQLQSVNALFDAIIRVARVIGPMLAAAITLLIPIEHLFTLNSITFLISAYAVMKLGKALPRQPLKATSRRAGFTAGWRSLVGRRQMQAVYVCAGLGNIAWSVGISIGMALAVVKYDIQGFGVQGFAAYGLIMGAYGAGNLISIFVVGNLQIRRLYHGFTFGSVVNGLGIATIGTAVMYLPPEHVLAGMMIGAGIAALGGPLIDISFILLIQTKFKQSEIAGLARLRFAALGASILIAGACGAALYAHFETGLIIVAAGIFEVIVGAIVLLVPKDNEALQANRGEVTSLSSSSLADGSEVAR
- a CDS encoding ectoine synthase, producing MFVRSIRDVEKTDFFVEWGSGTSHRLLTEQDGVGFTICHTVVRAGTESLLHYRNHLEACYCIGGEGEIEDMEGTIHVIRPGDMYVLDKHDRHYLRGGKFTDLILVSVFNPPLVGTERHSINKQSASSY